The genomic window ATTTGATCAAGTTAGCTAATTCTTGTAATTGACTGATAGCTTCTGCACCTTCTAATTTCATTAATTCGCGATCATCCCGCATTTCTGTCCAAGTAATACCGTAGTCAGACACCAAAAACCGAATTAAATGATCCTTGCCTAAACTCACCATAAATGAAGCACTATTCATTTCCCCACCACAGGTATAGCACGAAGCTAAATAACCGCGATTTTCTAGGACAATAGCTAATGCTTGTAGGTTCATTACTAAGTCCCTAACAAAATCACGATGCTGTTGAGCTAGTCGAGTAAACACGTTTTTTCCTCCTGATAACACTCCTCATTATAAAACCTTAATACTTTTTTAAGATTCTAATTTTCCCATTAAAGATAGAATTTAATGTAATATAGAGCAACCTATAAGGTAAACTCATCACCAACTAGGCTAACCTAGTTTTTCTCTATTGCCTAGTATCAAGAGTTACACTATAACAATTGTCCTATTATCTTTAGATTTTAACTAACAAAAAGAAACTCTGATAACTCGCTTTATATCTAAGTTTTAAAAGAATTTAATACGCTATAAATACTTAACATTTAGGTAAAAAACTTTACATTTATTATTCTTATGATTAAGATTGATAAACATAATACCAAGGTTAACCTTTCGTTAATTACTTGGCAAATTTAGCGTCTCTTGCTAAGCTCTATCCGTAATTAGTCAAAAATATGACTGAATCCTTTGTGTGGTGTTGAGGCGTTCATGAAAGTATCTAATTCTCGTCCTTGGTTATTTATCTTAGAGTTCCTCTTAATTATTAATGCGATCGCAATT from Crocosphaera subtropica ATCC 51142 includes these protein-coding regions:
- a CDS encoding DUF1815 family protein; translation: MFTRLAQQHRDFVRDLVMNLQALAIVLENRGYLASCYTCGGEMNSASFMVSLGKDHLIRFLVSDYGITWTEMRDDRELMKLEGAEAISQLQELANLIKYQDHNESSSIINSLPTKELQNMA